In one window of Mucilaginibacter auburnensis DNA:
- a CDS encoding carboxypeptidase-like regulatory domain-containing protein encodes MKKKILIWYLFTAILLISTIVNAQSVRGKVVDATTGNPIPNASIYLSGLSKGTTSNVQGEFVFYTNETKTPLIISSLGYQPDTIVNYNGKTLTVVLSPRARALREVTVGTIITTREKQMKVFLTQFIGSRNKDCVISNPDDINFTYNKKTQTLEATVNQPLIIHNKKLGYKITYYLSGFSYAPQPTLYDWEPYRNMQTSYKGNYVFEEDTLGLTPGEMKKIHKARDKAYYGSRMHFIRLVLEGMTWGKNWANDRKKTKFDYGFNNINFNYDQQKFNFIFNNIRANKEDLLNNIIVHNQGMYYSGRPFAMLSYNGGVFDSWVTFQSGEITLKRPTDAVALTPDSYNESNLIWSGKMAEQRVNELLPLDFEPSEAR; translated from the coding sequence ATGAAGAAGAAAATACTGATATGGTATTTGTTTACCGCTATTCTACTTATATCAACAATTGTTAACGCGCAATCAGTAAGAGGTAAAGTGGTAGATGCTACCACGGGCAATCCTATTCCTAATGCCAGTATTTATTTAAGCGGCTTATCAAAAGGTACCACTTCAAATGTACAGGGCGAGTTTGTATTTTATACCAATGAGACCAAAACACCATTGATTATAAGCAGCCTCGGTTATCAACCAGACACGATAGTTAATTACAATGGCAAAACCTTAACTGTGGTATTAAGCCCGCGTGCCCGGGCTTTGCGCGAAGTGACTGTTGGAACTATTATAACGACCCGCGAAAAGCAGATGAAAGTATTTTTAACCCAATTCATCGGTTCGCGCAACAAAGACTGTGTTATAAGCAATCCCGATGATATCAATTTCACTTACAATAAAAAAACACAAACATTAGAGGCTACTGTAAACCAACCTTTAATAATTCACAATAAAAAACTCGGTTATAAGATCACTTACTATTTGTCAGGTTTTTCGTACGCGCCCCAGCCAACATTGTACGATTGGGAACCATATCGTAACATGCAAACATCATACAAGGGTAATTATGTTTTTGAGGAGGACACATTGGGACTTACGCCCGGTGAGATGAAAAAGATTCACAAAGCCCGAGATAAGGCCTACTATGGGTCGAGAATGCATTTTATACGTTTAGTATTGGAGGGGATGACTTGGGGGAAGAATTGGGCTAACGATAGGAAAAAAACCAAATTTGATTACGGCTTCAATAATATTAATTTCAATTACGACCAGCAAAAGTTCAATTTTATTTTTAACAATATAAGAGCGAATAAGGAAGATCTGTTAAACAACATCATCGTACATAATCAGGGGATGTATTATTCGGGCAGACCTTTTGCAATGCTTTCATATAATGGCGGTGTGTTTGATTCATGGGTAACCTTTCAAAGCGGAGAAATAACGCTTAAAAGGCCAACTGATGCAGTGGCTTTAACTCCTGACAGTTACAACGAAAGTAACCTGATATGGAGCGGTAAAATGGCGGAGCAAAGGGTAAATGAGTTATTGCCACTTGATTTTGAGCCCTCGGAAGCGCGCTAA
- the mnmA gene encoding tRNA 2-thiouridine(34) synthase MnmA produces the protein MSKHGRILVAMSGGVDSSVAAVMLHEQGYEVIGLTMKTWDYASAGGSSKETGCCSLDSINDARTLAVGYGFPHYILDIRNEFGDFVIDNFVDEYLAGRTPNPCVLCNTYIKWEALLKRADKLDCEFIATGHYANIRLQDNGRYVISKGKDENKDQSYVLWGVSQENLARTKFPLGSFSKPEIRQMALDMGQIELAGKSESYEICFVPDNDYRAFLRHKVPTLEEKVAGGNFVLTDGTIVGKHQGYPFYTIGQRRGLGIALGQPMFVTRIDAATNTVVLGTEEELHRKQAWVKNLNLIKYESITEPIEAVTKIRYKDAGAQSHIVQMGEHMKVDFAHMVSGVAPGQSAVFYEGNDLLGGGFLM, from the coding sequence ATGAGTAAGCACGGACGTATTTTGGTGGCCATGAGCGGCGGGGTTGATAGCTCGGTAGCAGCGGTTATGCTACACGAGCAGGGTTATGAGGTGATTGGCCTCACCATGAAAACATGGGACTATGCTTCTGCCGGCGGCAGCTCAAAAGAAACCGGATGCTGCAGTCTGGACAGCATTAATGATGCCCGCACATTGGCTGTTGGTTATGGCTTTCCGCATTATATACTGGATATCCGCAACGAGTTTGGCGATTTTGTTATAGACAACTTCGTTGACGAATATCTGGCCGGCCGCACCCCCAACCCATGTGTATTGTGCAATACCTACATCAAATGGGAGGCGCTTTTAAAACGTGCCGATAAGTTAGATTGCGAGTTCATAGCTACAGGCCACTACGCCAACATACGCCTACAGGATAATGGCAGGTACGTTATTTCAAAAGGCAAAGACGAGAACAAAGATCAATCATACGTACTATGGGGCGTTTCGCAGGAAAATTTAGCGCGCACGAAATTTCCGTTAGGCAGTTTCTCCAAACCAGAGATACGGCAAATGGCATTAGATATGGGTCAGATCGAGTTGGCTGGTAAAAGCGAAAGCTACGAGATCTGCTTTGTGCCTGATAATGACTATAGAGCCTTTCTACGCCACAAAGTACCTACCTTAGAGGAAAAGGTAGCGGGCGGTAATTTTGTTTTAACAGACGGAACTATTGTGGGCAAACACCAGGGTTACCCTTTTTATACCATTGGCCAACGCCGCGGTTTAGGCATAGCCTTAGGTCAGCCTATGTTTGTTACTCGCATTGATGCTGCAACTAACACCGTTGTATTAGGTACCGAAGAAGAATTGCACCGCAAACAGGCTTGGGTTAAAAATCTTAACCTGATAAAATACGAAAGCATTACAGAGCCAATTGAAGCAGTTACCAAAATACGCTACAAAGATGCCGGCGCACAAAGCCACATAGTGCAAATGGGCGAACATATGAAAGTTGATTTCGCGCATATGGTATCAGGTGTTGCGCCTGGGCAATCGGCTGTTTTTTACGAAGGCAACGACCTTTTAGGTGGTGGTTTTTTAATGTAG
- the topA gene encoding type I DNA topoisomerase, which yields MAKNLLIVESPAKAKTIEGYLGKDFTVKSSYGHIRDLVKSEDAIDVANKFKQKYEVPADKKQVVSELKKLAKEADTVWLASDEDREGEAISWHLFDTLNLKDENTKRIVFHEITKPAILKAIENPRKINYDLVNAQQARRVLDRLVGFELSPVLWKKVKPSLSAGRVQSVAVRLIVDREREINKFNSEAAYRVVAIFGKGKQAFKAELGERFVKKEDAEAFLKDCVDAIFNVNSLETRPAKRSPAAPFTTSTLQQEASRKLGFSVSRTMQVAQKLYESGHITYMRTDSVNLSDTALNAASQEIMSAYGDKYYHRRTFKTKSAGAQEAHEAIRPTYFNNHTIEGDGSEKRLYELIWKRAIASQMSEAAFEKTTAKIGISTRKEELTANGEVMKFDGFLKVYLESNDEEEDNQQDDDNTMLPPLSKGQQLDLQEMTATERFSRPPSRYTEASLVKKLEELGIGRPSTYAPTISTIQNRGYVVKEEREGKQRNFSVLTLKDKSINKEQRTETTGAEKGKLSPTDIGAVVNDFLVQHFKGIVDFNFTAKVEKQFDEIAQGLEEWTKMLDVFYKSFHKDVENTIQTADKATGERELGVHPETGEKISVRIGRYGPFVQIGENAGDDKDYKPQYASLRTGQSIETISLEEALELFKLPKQVGEFEGKVMKVAIGRFGPYISHNSAFVSLPKEIDPLDVTEEQAIELILAKRKKDAEKLIKVFDEDPTVKILNGRWGPYIEFGKQNVKIPKGKEPLELTYEECKALAEADSKAPKKGGGRFQKKGAKK from the coding sequence ATGGCTAAAAATTTACTCATCGTAGAATCTCCGGCGAAAGCCAAAACCATTGAAGGATACCTTGGTAAAGACTTCACTGTTAAGTCGAGTTATGGCCATATCCGTGATCTGGTAAAATCTGAAGATGCTATTGACGTAGCCAATAAATTTAAACAGAAATATGAGGTGCCTGCCGATAAAAAACAGGTAGTTAGTGAGTTAAAGAAATTAGCTAAGGAGGCCGATACGGTTTGGCTGGCATCGGACGAGGACCGCGAGGGAGAAGCCATATCATGGCACTTGTTTGATACCCTGAATCTGAAAGATGAGAATACTAAGCGTATTGTATTCCACGAGATCACCAAGCCGGCCATTCTTAAAGCAATAGAAAATCCGCGTAAAATAAATTACGACCTGGTAAACGCGCAACAGGCACGTCGCGTTTTAGACAGGTTGGTAGGTTTCGAACTATCTCCTGTTCTTTGGAAGAAAGTAAAACCATCATTGTCTGCCGGGCGTGTGCAATCAGTTGCGGTACGTTTGATTGTTGACCGGGAGCGCGAGATCAACAAGTTCAACTCTGAAGCTGCCTATCGTGTTGTAGCCATATTTGGCAAGGGTAAACAAGCATTCAAAGCCGAACTTGGCGAGCGCTTTGTTAAAAAGGAAGATGCAGAAGCCTTTTTAAAAGATTGTGTTGACGCTATTTTTAATGTAAATAGTTTAGAAACCCGTCCCGCTAAGCGCTCACCGGCAGCTCCGTTCACCACTTCAACCTTGCAACAAGAGGCCAGTCGTAAGTTGGGTTTTTCGGTTTCCCGCACTATGCAGGTAGCACAAAAGCTATATGAATCAGGACACATCACATACATGCGTACCGATAGTGTCAATTTATCTGACACCGCTTTAAACGCAGCATCACAGGAGATTATGAGTGCTTACGGCGATAAGTACTATCATCGTCGCACTTTCAAAACCAAAAGCGCAGGAGCACAGGAAGCACACGAGGCCATACGCCCTACTTATTTTAACAATCACACTATTGAAGGCGACGGTTCTGAAAAACGTTTGTACGAACTGATTTGGAAACGCGCCATAGCATCGCAAATGAGCGAAGCGGCTTTTGAGAAAACTACCGCTAAAATTGGCATATCAACCCGCAAAGAAGAACTGACAGCTAACGGCGAGGTTATGAAGTTTGACGGCTTCCTGAAAGTTTATCTGGAATCAAACGACGAGGAAGAGGATAACCAGCAGGACGATGACAACACCATGCTGCCGCCTTTAAGCAAGGGCCAGCAATTGGATCTGCAGGAAATGACTGCTACCGAGCGTTTCTCTCGTCCACCGTCACGTTACACGGAGGCCAGCTTAGTTAAAAAGTTGGAGGAACTCGGTATTGGTCGTCCGTCAACTTATGCGCCTACCATCTCTACCATACAAAACCGTGGTTATGTAGTTAAAGAGGAACGTGAGGGTAAACAGCGTAATTTCAGTGTGTTAACCCTTAAAGATAAAAGCATTAATAAAGAGCAGCGCACCGAGACAACGGGTGCCGAAAAAGGCAAACTCTCTCCTACAGATATTGGTGCTGTAGTAAACGACTTTTTAGTTCAGCACTTTAAAGGTATAGTAGATTTTAACTTCACCGCCAAGGTTGAAAAGCAATTTGACGAGATAGCGCAAGGCTTAGAAGAGTGGACAAAAATGCTTGATGTATTTTATAAATCTTTTCACAAAGATGTAGAAAATACCATCCAAACGGCTGATAAAGCTACAGGTGAGCGCGAGTTAGGTGTACACCCCGAAACCGGCGAAAAGATTTCTGTACGTATAGGCCGTTACGGGCCATTTGTGCAGATTGGCGAAAATGCCGGCGATGATAAGGATTACAAACCACAGTACGCCAGTTTACGTACAGGACAAAGCATAGAGACGATTTCATTAGAAGAGGCCTTAGAACTGTTTAAATTACCTAAACAAGTTGGTGAGTTTGAAGGCAAGGTAATGAAAGTTGCCATAGGCAGATTTGGCCCCTACATAAGCCATAACAGCGCTTTTGTATCTTTGCCAAAAGAAATAGATCCGCTGGATGTTACTGAAGAACAGGCCATTGAGCTGATATTAGCTAAACGCAAAAAAGATGCGGAGAAGCTGATTAAAGTATTCGATGAGGATCCGACTGTAAAAATCCTAAACGGACGTTGGGGGCCGTATATTGAATTTGGCAAACAAAATGTTAAAATACCAAAGGGCAAAGAACCTCTTGAACTTACTTACGAGGAATGTAAAGCCTTAGCTGAGGCCGACAGCAAAGCGCCCAAAAAAGGTGGTGGCAGGTTTCAAAAAAAGGGCGCAAAAAAATAA
- a CDS encoding gliding motility-associated C-terminal domain-containing protein — MPLTHLNKSFKTLRSFAIIIIAVIFSAAKSYSQATCPLNIDFELGGFQNWQCYSGTTSSSGNTNLINVSLTSPISGIHQVLKSSSAVDRYVPIKLAAPDGSDYIVKLGNDGTGSRAERISYTFTVPNNQADFVVTYQYAVVLEDPGHPAAQQPRFTAKVFDITTNSYIDCGSFDYVATANLPGFKKLSGIVYKDWTPASINLYGYQGHQLRLEFSTADCTQSGHFGYAYVDVNKTCSSLITGNNFCPEQPTFKLTGPAGFDKYNWFNADRSKLLGTGQVLELPTANNDNKTIVLDLIPFVGFGCNYTTSVVTKANPPVTLTVKDPTAVCFPSTVDITTAGVITNKTAGLSYTFWKDAAATQAVTKPDAIAVSGTYYIKAASAAGCYVVSPVKVAIVPLPTLTVVNPPSVCVTSSVDLTAPAVTTGSSTGLTFTYWADLNATQALQTPSQIKTAGTYYIKGTNANGCFVIKPVTVSFYALPILKISNPAPVCFPSTIDIRSAQITSGSDPNLTFTYWLDAGCTQPLPAPDKVGVSGQYFIKATNVHGCETVKPVDITINPLPELKVTNPAAVCYPLTIDITNSSVITNKTANITYSYWTDAAATVALNKPDAIGASGTYYIKATSSSGCYVVNPVNVIINPLPVINIVNPATVCLLSSVDITTTGITAGSASGLTYTYWTDAAATRQLSNPSQITTAGTYYIKGTNANGCSTIKPVSVTFYDLPVLNISNPAAVCFPSTVDLTRAQVTTGSDINLSFSYWLNAACTQPLSSPDKVGVSGQYFIKAINKNGCEMVKPVVVTVNPLPELKVTEPAAVCYPETIDITKGNVTGGSTNVDKLTYWLDAAATKPLSKPTAVADSGLYYIKATSIYGCEIIKPVLVTIHALPVLTVADPKKVYTPNTVDLTDASVTKGSMGVAKFTYWRDAAATDPVSTPKKVTQTGTYYIKGENKYGCFVIKPVEVLVSNIPDIQVPKAFTPMQTQNNRLYPFLVSVKELTSFKVYNRWGVLVFQTNNPSPTSGWDGVYKSQVQFLDVFTWYAEGIDYVGNIVRRSGNTVLLK; from the coding sequence ATGCCTTTAACACATTTAAATAAAAGCTTCAAGACTTTACGGTCTTTTGCTATTATAATTATTGCCGTTATTTTTAGTGCAGCCAAAAGTTATTCGCAGGCCACTTGCCCCTTAAATATTGATTTTGAATTAGGCGGTTTTCAAAACTGGCAATGTTATTCGGGCACCACATCATCATCCGGTAATACCAACTTAATTAATGTATCATTAACCAGTCCAATCAGCGGCATTCATCAGGTTTTAAAAAGCAGCAGTGCGGTTGACCGTTATGTGCCCATTAAACTTGCGGCACCAGATGGAAGCGACTACATTGTTAAATTGGGTAATGATGGCACGGGTTCGCGGGCTGAAAGGATTAGCTACACCTTTACCGTACCCAATAATCAGGCAGATTTTGTTGTAACCTATCAGTATGCGGTGGTTTTAGAAGATCCGGGGCATCCGGCAGCACAGCAACCCCGTTTTACAGCTAAAGTTTTTGACATAACTACCAATAGCTACATAGACTGCGGATCTTTTGATTACGTTGCCACAGCAAATTTACCCGGCTTTAAAAAATTATCAGGCATAGTTTATAAAGACTGGACCCCTGCAAGTATTAACTTATATGGTTACCAGGGTCACCAGCTCAGGTTGGAATTTTCAACGGCAGACTGTACACAGTCAGGGCATTTTGGTTATGCCTATGTTGATGTAAACAAAACATGCTCGTCGCTCATAACGGGTAATAATTTTTGCCCTGAACAGCCAACCTTTAAACTAACTGGGCCTGCCGGGTTTGATAAATACAACTGGTTCAATGCAGACAGATCAAAATTATTAGGTACCGGCCAGGTATTGGAATTGCCGACGGCCAATAATGATAATAAAACCATTGTTTTAGACCTGATACCGTTTGTTGGATTTGGTTGTAATTATACAACCAGCGTGGTAACAAAGGCCAATCCCCCGGTTACTTTAACCGTAAAAGATCCAACCGCCGTTTGTTTCCCATCTACTGTTGATATAACCACTGCTGGCGTAATTACTAACAAAACAGCCGGTTTGAGTTATACGTTTTGGAAAGACGCTGCTGCCACGCAGGCGGTCACAAAGCCCGATGCTATTGCAGTAAGCGGAACGTATTACATTAAAGCAGCATCAGCAGCGGGCTGTTATGTTGTTAGTCCGGTTAAAGTAGCGATAGTTCCGCTGCCAACACTTACGGTAGTTAACCCACCATCGGTTTGTGTAACCTCATCAGTTGATCTCACGGCACCAGCAGTAACCACCGGAAGTTCAACAGGTTTAACCTTTACCTATTGGGCAGATCTGAACGCTACCCAAGCTCTCCAAACACCGTCGCAAATAAAAACGGCAGGCACTTACTATATCAAGGGAACAAACGCTAACGGATGCTTTGTAATAAAGCCCGTTACGGTGAGTTTTTACGCCTTGCCTATATTGAAAATATCAAACCCGGCCCCGGTTTGTTTTCCGTCTACCATTGATATCAGATCGGCACAGATAACTTCCGGAAGTGACCCTAATTTAACTTTTACTTATTGGTTAGATGCTGGTTGTACTCAACCTCTGCCGGCACCAGATAAGGTTGGTGTTAGCGGTCAGTATTTTATAAAAGCTACAAATGTACACGGTTGCGAAACGGTGAAACCTGTTGACATAACTATTAATCCGCTACCGGAGCTTAAAGTAACTAACCCGGCAGCAGTTTGTTATCCGTTAACAATTGATATAACCAATTCGTCGGTTATAACTAACAAAACAGCCAATATAACCTACTCCTACTGGACAGATGCTGCTGCTACCGTGGCTTTAAACAAACCAGATGCTATCGGCGCAAGTGGAACATACTACATTAAGGCAACGTCTTCAAGCGGATGTTACGTAGTAAATCCGGTTAATGTTATAATTAACCCGCTTCCCGTTATTAATATAGTTAACCCTGCCACAGTGTGTCTGTTATCATCAGTGGATATTACAACTACAGGCATCACAGCCGGAAGTGCAAGCGGCTTAACTTACACTTACTGGACCGATGCTGCTGCTACCCGACAACTTTCAAACCCGTCACAAATAACAACAGCCGGAACCTATTATATAAAGGGTACTAACGCGAATGGGTGCTCAACTATAAAGCCGGTTTCTGTAACTTTTTATGATCTGCCTGTATTAAACATATCTAACCCCGCTGCCGTTTGCTTTCCGTCTACAGTGGATTTAACAAGAGCTCAGGTAACAACAGGGAGTGACATCAACCTAAGCTTTAGCTACTGGTTAAACGCTGCTTGTACACAACCCTTATCATCGCCGGATAAAGTTGGTGTAAGCGGCCAATATTTTATAAAAGCTATCAATAAAAACGGATGCGAAATGGTAAAGCCGGTTGTGGTTACCGTTAACCCGCTCCCCGAACTAAAAGTGACTGAACCTGCTGCGGTTTGTTACCCCGAAACTATTGACATAACCAAAGGAAACGTAACTGGTGGAAGCACCAATGTCGATAAACTTACTTATTGGTTAGACGCGGCCGCAACCAAACCATTGAGCAAACCGACTGCCGTTGCAGATAGCGGACTTTACTATATAAAAGCGACAAGCATATATGGCTGCGAAATAATTAAACCCGTATTAGTAACTATTCACGCCCTCCCTGTATTAACAGTTGCCGACCCTAAAAAGGTATACACCCCAAATACGGTTGATCTGACTGATGCATCTGTTACAAAAGGTAGTATGGGAGTTGCTAAATTTACTTACTGGCGCGATGCAGCTGCGACCGATCCGGTTTCCACGCCTAAAAAAGTGACCCAAACAGGAACGTATTATATAAAAGGTGAAAACAAGTACGGTTGCTTTGTTATAAAACCTGTAGAGGTGTTAGTATCAAATATACCTGATATACAGGTACCAAAGGCATTTACACCCATGCAAACACAGAACAACCGGTTGTACCCGTTTTTGGTTAGCGTAAAAGAGCTTACGTCATTTAAAGTTTACAATCGCTGGGGAGTGTTAGTATTTCAAACAAACAACCCAAGCCCGACGAGTGGTTGGGATGGCGTTTATAAATCGCAGGTTCAGTTTTTGGATGTATTTACCTGGTACGCTGAAGGAATTGACTATGTTGGAAACATTGTTCGCAGAAGTGGTAATACCGTTTTGTTAAAGTAG
- a CDS encoding PorP/SprF family type IX secretion system membrane protein, translating to MKKLCIKLTFCLIAILLYILPASAQDPYFTQYFASPLSLNPANTGLFDGDYRVAVNQRVQWWNVGSSYHTTSISFDAKLFQEQMPDFDIFGIGFSGIFDKSLNGALESTFLSASGAYHKSLASDGRHILTVGMQATYANRFINYNQLTFASQFNVDFFDRSLPNYVDTRYSATSYLEANAGLIYSYHVEKANLYIGTSLYHATRPTEQLFNETGYKVPFRTTIHMGGEVYVNDQSSVLFSGVYAEQQNITDKIFGVAYGISTAQPYFNSTEPRVKFYLGLWHRLGQSFIPYVGVDYNNYGVGLNYSFTSSQLSNYRPQTFEISFIYRKRANKSSLCPRF from the coding sequence ATGAAGAAACTTTGTATCAAGCTTACTTTTTGCTTAATTGCGATATTACTTTACATCTTACCTGCTTCAGCACAAGACCCCTATTTCACGCAATATTTCGCATCGCCACTGTCGCTAAATCCGGCCAATACCGGGTTATTTGACGGCGATTACAGAGTGGCCGTTAATCAACGCGTTCAGTGGTGGAATGTAGGCTCAAGCTATCATACAACCAGCATATCATTTGATGCTAAACTTTTTCAGGAGCAAATGCCTGACTTTGATATATTTGGCATTGGCTTCAGCGGGATATTCGATAAATCTTTAAACGGAGCATTGGAAAGCACCTTCCTATCCGCTTCCGGAGCTTACCATAAAAGCCTCGCCAGCGATGGACGACATATTTTAACAGTAGGTATGCAGGCAACATATGCCAACAGGTTTATCAACTACAATCAACTTACCTTTGCATCTCAGTTCAATGTAGATTTTTTTGACAGGTCTTTGCCAAACTACGTAGATACGCGTTATTCCGCCACCAGCTATCTTGAGGCAAATGCAGGCTTGATCTATTCTTACCACGTTGAAAAAGCTAACCTATACATTGGCACCTCACTTTACCATGCTACCCGCCCAACCGAACAGTTGTTTAATGAAACCGGCTATAAGGTACCGTTCAGAACAACGATCCATATGGGTGGGGAAGTTTACGTAAATGATCAATCTTCGGTATTATTCAGCGGGGTTTACGCAGAACAGCAAAACATTACCGATAAAATTTTTGGAGTAGCCTACGGAATTTCAACTGCCCAGCCCTATTTCAACTCAACGGAACCCAGAGTCAAATTTTATTTAGGTTTGTGGCATCGTTTGGGGCAATCCTTCATTCCATATGTGGGTGTTGATTATAATAATTATGGTGTAGGTTTAAATTACAGCTTTACATCATCTCAGCTGTCTAACTACAGGCCTCAAACTTTCGAGATATCATTTATTTACAGAAAAAGAGCTAATAAATCGTCGTTATGTCCTCGCTTTTAA